In Bacteroidota bacterium, the DNA window CACCTTCTGGTCGGCTTTAACTTTTTCTACTCTTATCGGGTCGGTGCCCTGTTTCCCGGAAAAATCTACAGCAGTTTTGTGAATTAACGAAAGCCTGGAATTAAAACCTGTTGCATCGATCCCTGCACATACATTCTTAGTCAAGATTAACCTGTCAAAATAAGCCGGATAATCAATTCCTCCAATTACTGAAGACCTTGCTTCCTGCACGTCGCCTCTCAGATAAATAGCAGCACAGGCGGGGAAATGGGCCAAGATATCCGTACGGGCCACCATGCTGAAGAAATAATTATTGTTGTCGGGTTCCGGATCGGCCCGATGATTATAGGTATATTCAAATACTCCATCCCATCCCTGCAAACGTCCATAGGCACGAAGCATAGGCTGGCTTTCAGCTCCATACTGATTGGGAAAGGGATGATTATATTCGCTGACAGTATACGGCTTCCCTTGAACCCTTTGGTTAGCCAACCCCTGTATACAAGCCATTGAATTGACCATGGATTCGTTGTGGATTTCCCAATTTGTATCCACAGGGGCCGGATGGCACCAATAGGAATGGTTATCTACATAATCGAGTTGGGCCTGAACAAACGAAGGGCCATATCCTAATTGTGTTCCCGATATTACAGATTTGACCTTTAAATCATTTTTGAGATAATTATACATCCCCAACCAATATTTTTGCTCCGTGTCGACCAGAAACTGATAAAAATCCCGTAACTCTTGTTCAGGAACAAAATCATTAAGCCTGACAACAGGGACAGAACTACTTTCAATTTTGGCTGTTTTTTCAACATGATATTGGACTCCCGACCGGAACGATAAATCATCGATTTCAAATTCACCTTGATTGAAACGGGTAATTTGAATTTGTGCCTGGTCAGAATTATCGCCTGCAACAAAGGGTACAATAATTTCCTCCCAAGTGCTGTCGACTTTTATTGTTTTATGTAGACCAAGCGACCTCCAGCCATTCTGGCCATCAGCAATGGCAAAGCCCAGTACTGTTTCTTCCTTGCCTTCCGTTTTTCTTATTCTGAATGAAACCGTATAAGATTGGCCTTTTTTTACCGATACAGTTCTGAATAATTTCGGAAAGAAATCGTTTGTTCTTACTTTAACATTGATTTTAAGAACACCATCCGACGATTTTATCTTTGCTTCGGATGAACCAGTGACAAATTTCCATTTATTGCCATCCATAAGTACTGGTTTCGTAAAAGTTCCTTCCGGAACCTGCTCGCTATACAATGCAACATTTTTGTATTTCCATGCTTTATGCAATAACTCTGTCGACCGGTATTTTTTCATTAACCAATCATTCCATTGTACTCGAAATTCGGTAGAGTATGGATCAGGAAGCTGGTCTATAGTTCCTTTGAGATATTGATCGAACAGTGCATTCTCATTATTAATTTCCACCATGGCAACACAGGGATCATCGGTATAAGCCAGTCCCGTATATTGATTTTCATGAGCCAGGAGCTTCCGTGCATATTCCTTTTGCAGTTCGATCATTCTGGGTTCGAAATTATCGAGGCCCTTATCTGCCCAGGGACATTTATCCTGATTAGGAAACCCATCCCGTTCGTCCCAGAAACGGGCCACATGAAGGTTGATATCCACATAGATGCCTGCTTTTTTGAAGACAGCAATCAAATAATCAAGTTTTTCCAATTGCGACAGATCCAAATTGCGCTGTGTCCTGTTGTCGTTGGCTATTAAACCATGTTCTTTTTCATTTCTAAAATTTCCATAATTATCATCCATGTAATGTAAACGGACACAATTAATTCCGAAACGCGCAAGCCGGGCAGCTAACCGGCCGGCCTGTTCGTGGGAAAGAAAATTCGCTGGTCCGGTCAGATTGGTTGCATGAAGACGAACTGCCCCTGTATCATTGACAAAATGGCCATTTTGGACACGAATACGCCCATGTTTCCCAGCAGGAGCATCAAGTAAATGTCCCATATTGGTTACATTTTCAGGACTATCATAAGAAATAAGGAAGGGAAACAGAGGAGCAAAATCTTTCTGAGCAAATACCGGTTTACCTATTAACCCAAATAAAATTGCTAAAAAGAAAAAATATTTTTTCAACATGTTTTTTATAATCAATGTCCACTATTTTTAAAATTCAAATCTAAAAATCCGAAAATTATACCAACCTTCCC includes these proteins:
- a CDS encoding carbohydrate binding domain-containing protein is translated as MLKKYFFFLAILFGLIGKPVFAQKDFAPLFPFLISYDSPENVTNMGHLLDAPAGKHGRIRVQNGHFVNDTGAVRLHATNLTGPANFLSHEQAGRLAARLARFGINCVRLHYMDDNYGNFRNEKEHGLIANDNRTQRNLDLSQLEKLDYLIAVFKKAGIYVDINLHVARFWDERDGFPNQDKCPWADKGLDNFEPRMIELQKEYARKLLAHENQYTGLAYTDDPCVAMVEINNENALFDQYLKGTIDQLPDPYSTEFRVQWNDWLMKKYRSTELLHKAWKYKNVALYSEQVPEGTFTKPVLMDGNKWKFVTGSSEAKIKSSDGVLKINVKVRTNDFFPKLFRTVSVKKGQSYTVSFRIRKTEGKEETVLGFAIADGQNGWRSLGLHKTIKVDSTWEEIIVPFVAGDNSDQAQIQITRFNQGEFEIDDLSFRSGVQYHVEKTAKIESSSVPVVRLNDFVPEQELRDFYQFLVDTEQKYWLGMYNYLKNDLKVKSVISGTQLGYGPSFVQAQLDYVDNHSYWCHPAPVDTNWEIHNESMVNSMACIQGLANQRVQGKPYTVSEYNHPFPNQYGAESQPMLRAYGRLQGWDGVFEYTYNHRADPEPDNNNYFFSMVARTDILAHFPACAAIYLRGDVQEARSSVIGGIDYPAYFDRLILTKNVCAGIDATGFNSRLSLIHKTAVDFSGKQGTDPIRVEKVKADQKVFVSDTHELTWNVEQPGAGYFTVNTKNTKLFTGFPAGRLIRLGDVSMTIGKTRLGWATVSLVSQNAAGFGQSEHPSRILLAATGLIENKGMVIKEMSDKQIKLTDWGKGQVYVEGIPASITLPPNTKTTKCYALDPQGERKSEVPVEKDSDGNSKINISPEYQTVWYEIEIK